A single genomic interval of Streptomyces sp. 1222.5 harbors:
- a CDS encoding cold-shock protein, which produces MATGTVKWFNAEKGFGFIAQEGGGPDVFVHYSAINASGFRSLEENQQVSFDVTQGPKGPQAENVTPV; this is translated from the coding sequence ATGGCTACCGGAACCGTGAAGTGGTTCAACGCCGAAAAGGGCTTTGGCTTCATCGCCCAGGAAGGCGGCGGCCCCGACGTCTTCGTTCACTACTCCGCGATCAACGCCTCCGGCTTCCGCTCCCTCGAGGAGAACCAGCAGGTGAGCTTCGACGTGACGCAGGGCCCGAAGGGTCCGCAGGCGGAGAACGTCACCCCCGTCTGA